In the genome of Diaphorobacter sp. HDW4A, the window GATTGAAGGCTACATCAACGACATGCCGGGCGTCGCCGAAAGTGCGCTGGTCGGCGTGCCGCATCCGGACTTCGGCGAAGTCGGCATCGCGGTAATCATTGCCAAGCCAGGCGTGACACTGGACGGCGAGGAAATCATCGCCAAGCTCAAGTCACAACTCGCGAACTTCAAGATTCCCAAACGCTGCTTCATCACCACCGAACTGCCACGCAACACCATGGGCAAGGTGCAGAAGAACCTGCTGCGCGATCAGCACAAGGGCTTGTTCGCGCGCTGACTCGTCGGTCTAGTGTGATCACTTGGCGGGGCGCATCAGCTCCGCCAGTTCCGTTTCTCCACGTGCCTGCAGCGCATCTGCGGCACCCACCAGATCACGCGTCTCGCGGTTCTGGCTCAGCTTGGATTTTCCCGTCAGCGCGGTGATCGCGATCTCGATGCCGACAATGTTCTGCAGCATGCCGTTGATGAAATCAGGCGCGGAATCGCCCATCTTCCATGGCTTAGGCTCGGCGGCCTCGTGTTTGCGCGTGAGCAGGGCGACGACGCGGCGCACGAACTTTTCATCGTCGCGGATCGTCAGCACGCCGTGCGCGTGCACCACTTCGTAGTTCCAAGTCGGCACGAGCCGATGGGTCTCATGCTTGCTCGGGTACCAGTTGGGCGAGATGTAGGACTCGGCGCCGCGAAAGATCACCATCACTGGCGTGCCTGTGGGGCAGCGCTGCCATACGGGATTCGCGCGGGCGACGTGGGCGATCAACTGGCCGTGCTTGCCCACGGCGGGATCGAACTCGAACGGCAGATGGTCGGCATCGAGTTGGCCATTTGCATGCGTGACCAGCGTGCCGAGCGGGTGCTCGCGGATGACACGCTGCAGTTGCTCGGGGCGGCTTTCGGCGAAGTGGGCGGGGATATACATGGGGCTTGCGTTCCGGAGTGGGCGTCGTTTTCAGGTGGACTGTCGCAGAAACGTGGCCGGGTCAAAAGAGCC includes:
- a CDS encoding FMN-binding negative transcriptional regulator; this translates as MYIPAHFAESRPEQLQRVIREHPLGTLVTHANGQLDADHLPFEFDPAVGKHGQLIAHVARANPVWQRCPTGTPVMVIFRGAESYISPNWYPSKHETHRLVPTWNYEVVHAHGVLTIRDDEKFVRRVVALLTRKHEAAEPKPWKMGDSAPDFINGMLQNIVGIEIAITALTGKSKLSQNRETRDLVGAADALQARGETELAELMRPAK